One Bradyrhizobium sp. CCGB12 genomic window carries:
- a CDS encoding ABC transporter ATP-binding protein — translation MATSLEVRGVSLRFGGVRALTDVGFAIREGELFSIIGPNGAGKTSIVNCISGRYKPTEGQLFYQGRDITGLTPNARASLGIGRTFQNLALFHHMSVLDNIMVGRHHLLKNNFLTGSLYWLTGARKEELEHRRKVEEIIDFLDLQSVRKATAGTLSYGLRKRVELARAMALEPRLILLDEPMAGMNFEEKEDMARYIVDLNEEFGMTVVMIEHDMGVVMDISHRVMVLDFGKKIAEGDPAAVLADPHVKRAYLGEEDEVLVDPDDASPAQESAA, via the coding sequence GTGGCTACCAGTCTCGAAGTGCGCGGCGTGTCCTTGCGATTCGGTGGCGTCCGTGCGCTGACCGATGTCGGCTTCGCCATCAGGGAAGGCGAGCTGTTCTCGATCATCGGCCCCAACGGTGCCGGCAAGACCTCGATCGTGAACTGTATTTCCGGTCGCTACAAGCCGACCGAAGGCCAGCTCTTTTACCAGGGCCGCGACATTACCGGTTTGACGCCGAATGCCCGCGCCTCGCTCGGCATCGGCCGCACCTTCCAGAACCTTGCGTTGTTCCACCACATGAGCGTGCTCGACAACATCATGGTCGGCCGCCATCACCTCTTGAAGAACAATTTCCTCACGGGCTCGCTGTACTGGCTCACCGGCGCGCGCAAGGAGGAGCTCGAGCACCGCCGCAAGGTCGAGGAGATCATCGACTTCCTCGATCTCCAGTCGGTGCGAAAAGCCACCGCCGGCACCCTCTCCTACGGCCTGCGCAAGCGCGTGGAGCTCGCCCGCGCCATGGCGCTGGAGCCGCGCCTCATCCTCCTCGACGAGCCGATGGCCGGCATGAACTTCGAGGAGAAGGAGGATATGGCCCGCTACATCGTCGACCTCAACGAGGAATTCGGGATGACGGTGGTGATGATCGAGCACGACATGGGCGTGGTGATGGACATCTCCCATCGTGTCATGGTGCTGGATTTCGGCAAGAAGATCGCCGAGGGCGATCCCGCCGCCGTCCTCGCCGATCCCCATGTCAAGCGCGCCTACCTTGGTGAGGAAGACGAGGTGCTGGTCGATCCCGATGACGCCTCGCCGGCGCAGGAGAGCGCGGCATGA
- a CDS encoding MFS transporter: protein MSGVARSSALAPFRIRNYRFQWPSDLLTSWAFEVETLVLGWYILVETGSVLLLTVLASLQFVGTLVAPIFGMIGDRMGHRDLLVAMRLAYTVLSSTIMVLALTGHLSPLSVMIIVAIMGLIRPSDLGVRGALLAEIMPAEQLVGAISVARTTQDSARIAGALTGAGLFALLGIGFVYVAIACLYLAAALLMFCLTRPKRTVTTSDLPANSHAVSRLLGDLKEGIVYAWNGPGMRAALCVAFLANLTAFPFTGGLLPYIAREIFQTDQTGLGYLSASFAVGSLIGSITLSLVNGVRIARLLIGATLAWYAMLLVFVEVRTMPVAMACLVLAGIAQSMSMISAAVILMRTASAHLRGRVMGVRMMVIYGLPLGLLAAGSLIDIIGYSATGSLYAAAGFIAMLAIALRWRADLWPVHAPANAR from the coding sequence GTGAGTGGGGTCGCGCGGTCTTCGGCGCTCGCGCCATTCCGCATCCGCAATTATCGCTTCCAGTGGCCGTCCGATCTGCTCACCTCCTGGGCGTTCGAGGTCGAGACGCTGGTGCTCGGCTGGTACATCCTGGTCGAGACCGGCTCGGTGCTGCTGCTTACCGTGCTCGCATCGCTTCAGTTCGTCGGGACCCTGGTTGCGCCGATATTCGGCATGATCGGCGACCGTATGGGTCATCGCGACCTGCTGGTCGCGATGCGTCTTGCCTATACGGTGCTCTCGTCGACCATCATGGTTCTGGCGCTGACCGGTCACTTGTCGCCGCTGAGCGTCATGATCATCGTCGCGATCATGGGCCTGATTCGTCCCTCCGATCTCGGCGTCCGGGGCGCATTGCTTGCCGAGATCATGCCGGCCGAACAACTGGTCGGCGCCATCAGCGTTGCGCGCACGACCCAGGACAGCGCCCGCATCGCCGGCGCATTGACGGGCGCCGGGCTGTTTGCCCTCCTCGGCATCGGCTTCGTTTATGTGGCGATCGCCTGCCTCTACCTCGCGGCCGCGCTTCTCATGTTCTGCCTGACCCGGCCGAAAAGGACCGTCACGACGAGCGATCTTCCGGCGAACAGCCACGCCGTTTCCCGATTACTGGGCGACCTCAAGGAGGGGATCGTCTACGCCTGGAACGGCCCGGGAATGCGCGCGGCGCTCTGCGTCGCCTTCCTGGCCAATCTCACCGCATTTCCCTTCACTGGTGGATTGCTGCCTTACATCGCGCGCGAGATCTTCCAGACCGACCAGACCGGCCTCGGTTATCTCTCGGCGAGCTTCGCCGTCGGCTCATTGATCGGCTCCATCACGCTCAGCCTCGTCAACGGGGTGCGCATTGCCCGGCTTCTGATCGGCGCGACGCTGGCCTGGTACGCCATGCTATTGGTATTCGTCGAGGTCAGGACCATGCCGGTGGCGATGGCCTGCCTCGTGCTCGCCGGCATTGCGCAGAGCATGTCGATGATCTCGGCGGCGGTGATCCTGATGCGAACGGCGAGCGCACATCTGCGCGGCCGCGTGATGGGCGTCCGCATGATGGTGATCTATGGCCTGCCGCTCGGATTGCTTGCGGCCGGCAGCTTGATCGACATCATCGGCTATTCCGCGACGGGCTCGCTCTATGCCGCCGCGGGCTTCATCGCGATGCTGGCGATCGCGCTCCGCTGGCGCGCCGACCTCTGGCCGGTTCACGCCCCCGCCAATGCGCGGTGA
- a CDS encoding Crp/Fnr family transcriptional regulator, with translation MISEDHLKRIAAWSRELTEAEIEVARGGITERSYGTGETVFMRGDTFDYWAGMVSGLARMGGVSRDGKETSLAGLTAGAWFGEGSVLKNEPRRYDVVALRDSRVALMERSAFMWLFENSVGFNRFLVRQLNERLGQFIGMLEVNRTLDATARLARSIASLFNPILYPESTAHLEITQEEIGALSGMSRQNANRALNRLEKEGLLRLEYGGVTILDIERLRGYGD, from the coding sequence ATGATTTCAGAGGATCATCTGAAGCGCATCGCCGCCTGGTCGCGCGAGCTCACGGAAGCCGAGATCGAGGTCGCACGCGGTGGAATCACCGAGCGGTCTTACGGCACCGGCGAGACCGTATTCATGCGTGGTGATACCTTCGACTATTGGGCCGGCATGGTGAGCGGACTCGCCCGGATGGGCGGGGTGTCGCGCGATGGCAAGGAGACGAGTCTGGCCGGGCTGACGGCAGGGGCCTGGTTCGGCGAAGGCAGCGTACTCAAGAACGAGCCGCGGCGCTATGACGTGGTCGCGTTGCGCGATAGTCGGGTCGCGCTGATGGAACGCAGCGCCTTCATGTGGCTGTTCGAGAACAGCGTCGGCTTCAACCGCTTTCTGGTGCGCCAGCTCAACGAGCGGCTCGGCCAGTTCATCGGCATGCTCGAGGTCAACCGCACGCTGGATGCCACCGCGCGCCTCGCCCGCAGCATCGCCTCGCTGTTCAACCCGATCCTCTATCCCGAATCGACCGCGCATCTGGAGATCACCCAGGAGGAGATCGGCGCGCTCTCCGGCATGTCCCGCCAGAACGCCAACCGCGCGCTGAACCGGCTGGAGAAGGAGGGGCTGCTGCGGCTCGAATATGGCGGCGTCACCATCCTCGATATCGAGCGGTTGCGCGGTTACGGGGATTAG